DNA from Pseudoalteromonas rubra:
ACTTGCTATTTTCGCCCCTAGTCAGAATCGTGGACGGTGTGACACTAAGCGTGTGACGCAAGAGTGAAATATCATCTGGGCCAGCATTCGCTGGCCTTTTTCTTTTGCAGATAGAATCCCTGCGGCTCACAGTGAATTAAATGACATCTCAGGCGTTTATTTGCTATGTTAGGATCACAATGATTTTTAACAAATTAGGAACAAGTGAGTGACCAAAACCCTGACCCCGCCAGTGGCTAAAAAAGTGCCACACACCATGACACATCACCAACACCAAAGGACAGACAACTACTACTGGATGCGTGACGATAAACGTCAGGACGCTGAGATACTAGACCATTTGCGTGCTGAGAACGCCTATTGTGAGGCGAAGATGGCAGCGCATAAAGGGCTACAGGACCAGTTATTTGAAGAAATGAAAGGTCGCATTGTCAAAGATGACAGCACGGTGCCGGTTAAGGACGGGCGTTTTTGGTATATGAGCGAAGTCAGCGGCGACGATGAATATTCTCGTCACTACCGTGGCGGCGACGAAGCCATGACGGACAAGCAATTACTGCTGGATGTCAATCAGCTGGCGAAGGCTTACGAGTTTTTTGAACTGGGTGACATTGCCGTCAGCCCCAATGACAATTTGCTGGCCTACAGTGAAGATACGGACGGTCGGCGTATTTATACGGTGCGCTTTAAAGACTTACAAAGCGGCGAAATGCTAAGTGACGTACTGACTGAAACCGAAGGGGAAGTGGTCTGGGCCAACGACAGCAAAACCGTGTTTTACGTCCGTAAAGACTTGCAAACCCTGCTGGGTTATCAGGTTTACCGCCATGTTTTGGGGACGCCGCAAAGTGACGACCAGCTGGTGTATGAAGAGCAGGATCGTCAGTTCTATATGGGCCTGGGCAAGAGTCGCGATGAAAGCGAAATCTACATTCATCTGGCGGCGACGGAAACCACAGACATTCTGGCGCTGTCGGCTGATGAGCCGCTGGGTAAGTTTGAACCTTTGCTGGCCCGTACGCCGGGTCATGAATATGGGCTGGATAAGCTGGGCGAGTATTACTACCTGGTGTCGAACCGGGCAGCGAAAAACTTCCGCCTGTTGCGTGCCACTAAAGATACGCTGGCAGAGCCAGAACAGTGGGAAGAGCTCATTGCACATCGTGAACATGTGCTGCTTGAAGGCATGGAATTGTTCAACAGCCACTATGTTGTGACGGAGCGTGAGCGCGGTCAGATCCGCTTTGTGGTGCACGACTATGCCGGGCACAGTTATCAGCTGAAATTTGATGATGCCTGCTTCTACGCAGGCCTGGGCTATAACCCTGAGCCCGATGCTCAGGTGGTTCGGATCTATTATTCAAGCCTGACTACGCCAAGCAGTATTTATGATTTTGCACTGGATGGGGGCAAAAAGACCCTGAAGAAGCAACAGAAAGTCCTGGGTGAATTTAATCCGGAGCACTATGCGTCTGAGCGATTACATATCCCTGTACGTGACGGTGTCGAAGTGCCGGTGTCACTGGTTTATCGTAAAGATAAGTTCAATAAAGATGGCACCAACCCCTTGCTGCAATATGGCTATGGTGCCTACGGGATCACCATAGATCCGAACTTCTCCAGTAACACGCTGAGCCTGCTGGACCGTGGCTTTGTGTATGCCATTGCGCATATTCGTGGTTCAGAAATGCTGGGTCGTCACTGGTATGAACAAGGTAAAAAAGCGCATAAGCAAAATAGCTTTAACGATTTTGAAGATGTAACCCGGGCTTTGGTCGAACAAGGGTACGGCGCTGCGGACAAAGTATTTGCTTCTGGCGGCAGTGCCGGTGGTCTGCTGATGGGGGCCGTGGTGAATCAGGCGCCTGCGCTATATCGTGGTATCGGTTGTCATGTGCCGTTTTTAGATGTGCTCACAACCATGCTGGACGAAAGCATTCCGCTGACCACCAATGAATATGACGAGTGGGGGAACCCCAATGATGAGGCGGATTACCGTACTATTTTGGCCTACTCACCCTATGACAACCTGCGTGCAGGGGACTATCCTAATATTCTGGTAACAACTGGCCTGCATGATTCTCAGGTGCAGTATTGGGAGCCGATGAAGTGGGTGGCGAAGCTGCGAGAGTTAAAAACCGATAACAATCAACTGTTGTTTAAAACCGATATGGATGCCGGACACGGAGGCGCTTCAGGTCGCTTTAAGAGCCTGCATGAAAAAGCCCTGGAAATGGCCTTCTTTATTGGTTTGTTAGAGCACTAACTGGGGCAACCGCCGGTTGGCATCTGTCAGCCGGTTTGCCAGAAAACGTGACACAGGTGATACAAACGTTTGGAGAACAAGGTATGTTTGCAGCACATGGAAAATGGCAAATCGACATTGTGCCGCCAGTGATATTTGTGGATCTGGTTGGCGCATTTAATCGTGAAGGCGTGCGAGCGTTTGAGCAGCAGGCTCTGGCTGAGATTGCGCCTTATACCGATGGTGAGCTTCAGCGGGTGGTGATAAACCTGACCCAATGTGAACTGGCAACCGCAGACAGTCTGGCTGCATTGCAGGTGTATTTTGCAGATGTGGCCCAGCGTGGTTATCAGGAAATTGATTTTATTGGAGTGAACGCGTTGTCGCGCCAGTTACTGACACAACTGTGGCAGGCACACCCGGTGAAAGTGTTATTTTACCTGGATGCGGACGCTTACCTGGTCCAGCACCCGCATTATCGTGATGCGACGTCCTGGCTGAGTTGAGTCGCCTTGTTTGAGGTGGAGGGCGTGCCCTCCACTTATCATTGAGTGTTATGCAAGATACGCTTTAAGCATCCACACCAGTTTTTCCTGCTCTTTGATGTAATCACTCATCATTGCTGCGGTGCCTTCATCGCTGGCATCACCCGCCTGCTCCAGAATATCGCGCTGCATTTTAATCAAGGTGGTAAAGCCATCCAGTAAGCGTTTTACTGCTTCCTGGCCATCACTGATCCCTTTCGCTTCACTGATTTGACTGTGCTCCAGGTAATCGCTGAAGGCGTGCAAAGGAGTGCCTTCAATGGTCAGGATACGTTCTGCGATTTCATCGACCTGAAGCAGCAACTGGTTATAAATTTCTTCAAACTTAACGTGTAACTCGAAGAAGTTACGGCCTTTGATGTTCCAGTGAACACTGCGGGCATTCATATACTGGATCTGGTAACTACTTAACAGGGTATTGAGGCTGCCTACCAGTGCCTGACTTTTCTGACTGTCTAATCCAATACTGTTGCTCATTGTTTACTCCTGTACTGTGGTTAAAAAAGAGGACGCGACATGGTGCGTCTGATTGATGCTTAGTGTGACTAAAAAGGCGGCAGATGCCAAATGGGAAAAGTCGATTGCAGGTATCGAGATTATTGAAGACAGTGCCGCCATGCAAGCGTCTCATGGTTGGAAAAAATAAGATATAGCAGCAGCTTAGCGCGGGTGTTAAGGATGCTTAAAGTTTGCCAGTTTGCGACGCCGTGCCCCAACAACGACTGCTAAGTTGATCTATCTCAAACGTAAAATGGGTTGTCTTTTCGCCACAGCAGCGCTTTGATTTAGGTCAAAATTTCCACGATCCAGAGGCGCATAATGAACTTAACAGGCACAGAGCGTGAACTTTTTCAGGGTAGTGTAAGTGCGTATCTGAGCCATCCCGTTAGGTTGTTATTTCGGTGTGCCAGAGCACAAATACTGTGCAGCACCCAAGGAGCGTATCATGCAAGGTAAAACCCCTTCTCAACATAAATCCGAAATCGCTGTCGTAGTGATAGCACTGTTGACCTTTGTCGTGGGCCTGGTTGGCCACCTGGCAGGTGCCAGCTATGCAAATTCAGATGCGTTCGGTTATATCGCAGCGCCCATTCCACTGATTGTGGGGATCATCGCATTGGTGGCATACAAAATTGCAGCCAACGGCGATCATTGATTATACCAATTTGCTTAATTAAGTGGTCTATTTTGAGGCGAGAAAATAGGGTCGATAACACCGCTCCCGCGTCCTGCTATCGCTGAGGCACCTACATCCCTATAGGCGAGGCAAAAATTTTGCTATTTAGTTGTTCTAAATAAGAAATTTTTAACGCCGTTAGCGTCCTATTTGCTCCTTCAAATAGACCAGGTATTAAGTGAAATTGGTATTACGTTCGAGTATGTCGACGATGTAATCGAGCACCGTCCGGGAATAAATTAAGGTGGTATGGCTGAGACGAAAGATCTTGTGCTCGGCCATGCCCTGCAACTTGGTTTCGTCCAGTAGCACGGTGCCATCGGAACGGCTGCCTTTTTTCAACAGCGGCATCAGACCAATTGGCAAGTCTCCGGCGATACTATAAAGCTTGGCTTTAAACGGCCAGTTTTGCTGTTGGCTGAGCAGGTATTCGACACTGTTTTTGAGCAGCATATCGAAGCCGTGATCATGCATGTGTTTGGCGATATAGCTGCCTTTGTGTGGTGTCCCCAGGGTGATCACTTTGCTGATGGCCGCACTGGCGGCTGAATTGTGAGTGAGGTAATCCCGGGCCACCAGGCCACCCATGGAGTGGCAGACCAACGCGGCATCATGGCCCGCAACAAAGGCATCGATTTGTTCAAAGATAGCGTGTCTGTCGGGTGTCAGCGTGTTGTAGCTGAGATTGAGGATGTCAAAGCCAAGTTTTTCCAGACGCTCGCACAGCGGGCGCATGACAAATCCAGACATATACAATCCATGTAAGACGACCACTTTGGTTACTGCCATTGTTTTTACCTCTTTTGCACCTGGGTGAGCTTATCCTTGTAGTGTTTCGGGGATCAGGTGCACGCTGTGTTGTTCATCACTGAACCAAATCTCGCCATCCTGCACTGTGACGGTTAATGCCATTGTACGCGTTAGCATTTCAGCCATCACGCTGGTGGCGCTATAAGGCAGGCTGATGATTTTTAGGTTGCTATACTGGCGCAGGGTGTTTTGGTTCTTTTGCCACCATGGGCCTTGGTTGTTCTCACCATACGTATAAAGTACCACTTGTTTGGCTCGATTGCTGGCTTTTTTCAGCCATTTTTCTTCCGGCAAGCCAACACTGAGCCACAGCTCGAGTTCGAGTATGTCGACGATGTAATCGAGCACCGTCCGGGAATAAATTAAGGTGGTATGGCTGAGACGAAAGATCTTGTGCTCGGCCATGCCCTGCAACTTGGTTTCGTCCAGTAGCACGGTGCCATCGGAACGGCTGCCTTTTTTCAACAGCGGCATCAGACCAATTGGCAAGTCTCCGGCGATACTATAAAGCTTGGCTTTAAACGGCCAGTTTTGCTGTTGGCTGAGCAGGTATTCGACACTGTTTTTGAGCAGCATATCGAAGCCGTGATCATGCATGTGTTTGGCGATATAGCTGCCTTTGTGTGGTGTCCCCAGGGTGATCACTTTGCTGATGGCCGCACTGGCGGCTGAATTGTGAGTGAGGTAATCCCGGGCCACCAGGCCACCCATGGAGTGGCAGACCAACGCGGCATCATGGCCCGCAACAAAGGCATCGATTTGTTCAAAGATAGCGTGTCTGTCGGGTGTCAGCGTGTTGTAGCTGAGATTGAGGATGTCAAAGCCAAGTTTTTCCAGACGCTCGCACAGCGGGCGCATGACAAATCCAGACATATACAATCCATGTAAGACGACCACTTTGGTTACTGCCATTGTTTTTACCTCTTTTGCACCTGGGTGAGCTTATCCTTGTAGTGTTTCGGGGATCAGGTGCACGCTGTGTTGTTCATCACTGAACCAAATCTCGCCATCCTGCACTGTGACGGTTAATGCCATTGTACGCGTTAGCATTTCAGCCATCACGCTGGTGGCGCTATAAGGCAGGCTGATGATTTTTAGGTTGCTATACTGGCGCAGGGTGTTTTGGTTCTTTTGCCACCATGGGCCTTGGTTGTTCTCACCATACGTATAAAGTACCACTTGTTTGGCTCGATTGCTGGCTTTTTTCAGCCATTTTTCTTCCGGCAAGCCAACACTGAGCCACAGCTCGATTTCGTCACTGTAGTTTTTTAGCCAGATATCCGGTTCGTCTTCGACACATAAGCCTTTACTGAAACTGAGTCCATCCTGATATTCCAGTGCAAATGCCAGTAGCCTGACCATCACGCGTTGGGCGTTTTCTGATGGATGTTGTGCCAGCGTGACACTGATGTCCTGATACACATGACGGTCCATATCGCTGAGCGAGAGGTTGGCCTTTAAAATAGTTGATTTGAGTGCCATTGCCTGTCCAATTTAGCAAAAACGCCATTATATCGGTAAATACACATTTTGTGCGGGGAAAATCAGGCTGATCTACGTTAGTCAAAATGCAGGTAGTAGCGGAACAGACAAGCCTGCAAAAGTGCGCAGCCAGGCAGTAACCAGAGCCCGTTAAAAGTCAGTGTGAGTATCAGCAGTATGGCGGGCAGGGTTGCGTAGAAAACAAGATGGCCATTGGTATAGCGGCCGCACAGCCAGTGAACCGGCAACCCAATGGCGAGCCAGCCTATCACGGAGAAAGCGAGGTAAAATGCTGAGAAGAGCGCGATGGTGGTAAGCAGGCGGACCGTTTCCATTGGACCGGGGAAGTCATCAAACATCAAGGCCGCAATACCCAGCAATAGCAGCAGGCCAGTGTAAAAGACACTTTTGACCGCGGCACTGTCCCAGTTTCCTTTCAAAACACATGCTCCCTGTTTGGTGTAACCTGTTGCTGCATCTTTGATCCCCCAATATCCACGTTTATAGTACACTATGCGTTATTCATGTGTCGCGTGGCCGGGTTGCAGAAAGTATGTTTTCTGTGCGTCTACAGTCTGACACAGCCAGATTTAATAAGGTAGAAAACGATGAGCAGAACAGGTATCCAGTGGTTTCCGGGACATATGAACAAGGCGCGCAATGAGATCAAAGAGATCATGCCGCAGATGGATGTGATTATTGAAGTGCTGGATGCCCGTATACCCTACAGCAGTGAAAATCCCATGGTGGGGCAGTTGCGCGGCGACAAACCGGTCATCAAAATTCTGAACAAGGCTGACCTGGCCGACCCTGAGCAGACACAGGCCTGGATGGATTACTTTGAGCGCGAAGATGGCGTCAAAACCCTCGCATTTGGCCATGACAAGGGCAACGAGGTACAGCGGATCAATGCCTTGTGTAAGAAGCTGGCACCGCAAAAGGTGGGTCAGGATAAGCAGCTAAAGGCCATGATCATGGGGATCCCCAACGTCGGTAAATCTACCTTAATCAATATTTTGGCCGGACGAATTGTGGCTAAGACGGGCAACGAACCGGCGGTCACTAAGGCCCAACAGCGTATTAAGCTGGAAGACGGCATTATGCTGTATGACACGCCGGGCATGTTGTGGCCTAAAGTAGAAAACGAAAACTCGGGATATCGTCTGGCTGCCACCGGTGCCATTCGTGATACTGCAATCAATTATGAGGAAGTCGCCAGTTATACCGCTGAGTACCTGTTACAGGCTTATCCTCACCTGTTACAGGCGCGCTATAAAATTGATGAGCTGCCTGAATGCGACTGGACCTTTATCGAAATGGCGGGACGTAAGCGCGGCTGTATTCGCGGTGGTAATCAGGTCGATACGCACAAAATGTCGGAGATCCTGATCAACGAACTGCGCGATGCTGTCATTGGCCGTATCACCATGGAAACACCACAAATGCGGGATGAGGAAGAAGAGATGGTGGCGCAGTTGCGTCTGGCTGCAGAGGCGAAGAAAGCAGCCAAAGAGGAAGAAAAGCGCCAGCGCCGCGCGCGCGCGCGTAAAAACCGTCGTTAATTCATGGGGTTGAAGTAAAAATCAGGCATAAAAAAAGCCCGGGGCAGGGCTTTTTGATTTCATATCTACCGTCACCGATATGAGCAATGTAGCAAGTAAAATG
Protein-coding regions in this window:
- a CDS encoding S9 family peptidase, translating into MTKTLTPPVAKKVPHTMTHHQHQRTDNYYWMRDDKRQDAEILDHLRAENAYCEAKMAAHKGLQDQLFEEMKGRIVKDDSTVPVKDGRFWYMSEVSGDDEYSRHYRGGDEAMTDKQLLLDVNQLAKAYEFFELGDIAVSPNDNLLAYSEDTDGRRIYTVRFKDLQSGEMLSDVLTETEGEVVWANDSKTVFYVRKDLQTLLGYQVYRHVLGTPQSDDQLVYEEQDRQFYMGLGKSRDESEIYIHLAATETTDILALSADEPLGKFEPLLARTPGHEYGLDKLGEYYYLVSNRAAKNFRLLRATKDTLAEPEQWEELIAHREHVLLEGMELFNSHYVVTERERGQIRFVVHDYAGHSYQLKFDDACFYAGLGYNPEPDAQVVRIYYSSLTTPSSIYDFALDGGKKTLKKQQKVLGEFNPEHYASERLHIPVRDGVEVPVSLVYRKDKFNKDGTNPLLQYGYGAYGITIDPNFSSNTLSLLDRGFVYAIAHIRGSEMLGRHWYEQGKKAHKQNSFNDFEDVTRALVEQGYGAADKVFASGGSAGGLLMGAVVNQAPALYRGIGCHVPFLDVLTTMLDESIPLTTNEYDEWGNPNDEADYRTILAYSPYDNLRAGDYPNILVTTGLHDSQVQYWEPMKWVAKLRELKTDNNQLLFKTDMDAGHGGASGRFKSLHEKALEMAFFIGLLEH
- a CDS encoding Dps family protein — translated: MSNSIGLDSQKSQALVGSLNTLLSSYQIQYMNARSVHWNIKGRNFFELHVKFEEIYNQLLLQVDEIAERILTIEGTPLHAFSDYLEHSQISEAKGISDGQEAVKRLLDGFTTLIKMQRDILEQAGDASDEGTAAMMSDYIKEQEKLVWMLKAYLA
- a CDS encoding alpha/beta hydrolase codes for the protein MAVTKVVVLHGLYMSGFVMRPLCERLEKLGFDILNLSYNTLTPDRHAIFEQIDAFVAGHDAALVCHSMGGLVARDYLTHNSAASAAISKVITLGTPHKGSYIAKHMHDHGFDMLLKNSVEYLLSQQQNWPFKAKLYSIAGDLPIGLMPLLKKGSRSDGTVLLDETKLQGMAEHKIFRLSHTTLIYSRTVLDYIVDILERNTNFT
- a CDS encoding YaeQ family protein, translated to MLDYIVDILELELWLSVGLPEEKWLKKASNRAKQVVLYTYGENNQGPWWQKNQNTLRQYSNLKIISLPYSATSVMAEMLTRTMALTVTVQDGEIWFSDEQHSVHLIPETLQG
- a CDS encoding YaeQ family protein; the protein is MALKSTILKANLSLSDMDRHVYQDISVTLAQHPSENAQRVMVRLLAFALEYQDGLSFSKGLCVEDEPDIWLKNYSDEIELWLSVGLPEEKWLKKASNRAKQVVLYTYGENNQGPWWQKNQNTLRQYSNLKIISLPYSATSVMAEMLTRTMALTVTVQDGEIWFSDEQHSVHLIPETLQG
- the ylqF gene encoding ribosome biogenesis GTPase YlqF gives rise to the protein MSRTGIQWFPGHMNKARNEIKEIMPQMDVIIEVLDARIPYSSENPMVGQLRGDKPVIKILNKADLADPEQTQAWMDYFEREDGVKTLAFGHDKGNEVQRINALCKKLAPQKVGQDKQLKAMIMGIPNVGKSTLINILAGRIVAKTGNEPAVTKAQQRIKLEDGIMLYDTPGMLWPKVENENSGYRLAATGAIRDTAINYEEVASYTAEYLLQAYPHLLQARYKIDELPECDWTFIEMAGRKRGCIRGGNQVDTHKMSEILINELRDAVIGRITMETPQMRDEEEEMVAQLRLAAEAKKAAKEEEKRQRRARARKNRR